Proteins from a single region of Campylobacter lari:
- the murI gene encoding glutamate racemase: MRLGVFDSGVGGLSVLKSLLQAKLFKEYIYYGDTARVPYGVKDKKTIIKFSLEALEFFKEKKVDMLIIACNTVSAHALEILKANAPFPVLGVIEAGVLAVKNSLEDKNSNILVIATQATVDSHAYKQALIKEGFLKVEEKATGLFVPMVEEGIFQGDFLKAAFEYYFNKLKFHPNALILACTHFPLIAHSLEEYFGKNTKLIHSGEAIALQLQQEFNLTSIQEEANIQFYASSDVEKLKKIANLWL; this comes from the coding sequence ATGAGACTAGGCGTTTTTGATAGCGGTGTAGGTGGGCTTAGTGTTTTAAAATCTTTACTTCAAGCAAAACTTTTTAAAGAATATATTTACTATGGAGATACCGCAAGGGTACCTTATGGGGTTAAAGATAAAAAAACTATCATTAAATTTTCCCTAGAAGCTTTAGAGTTTTTCAAAGAAAAAAAAGTCGATATGCTTATTATTGCGTGTAATACAGTTAGCGCGCATGCTTTAGAAATTCTAAAAGCAAATGCACCATTTCCGGTTCTTGGAGTTATAGAAGCAGGGGTTTTAGCGGTTAAAAACTCTTTAGAAGATAAAAACTCTAATATATTAGTTATTGCAACACAAGCTACCGTGGATTCTCACGCTTATAAGCAAGCTTTAATCAAAGAAGGTTTTTTAAAAGTGGAAGAAAAAGCAACTGGGCTTTTTGTACCTATGGTTGAAGAAGGGATTTTTCAAGGAGATTTTTTAAAAGCTGCTTTTGAGTATTATTTTAATAAGCTTAAATTTCATCCTAATGCTCTAATCTTAGCATGCACGCATTTTCCTTTAATTGCCCATTCTTTGGAAGAGTATTTTGGCAAAAATACAAAACTTATTCATTCAGGCGAGGCTATAGCTTTGCAATTGCAACAAGAATTTAACTTAACATCAATCCAAGAAGAAGCCAACATTCAATTTTATGCTTCAAGCGATGTGGAAAAACTAAAAAAAATTGCAAATTTATGGCTTTAA
- a CDS encoding type II asparaginase — MCAAMALSLGAGILEAKPKVAILATGGTIAGSIDSSVATTGYTAGVLGVDALIKAVPQIQDLAVISGDQIANIDSKDMTNEIWLKLAKEVNRLLKSDVDGVVITHGTDTMEETAYFLNLTVKSDKPVVLVGAMRPSTAISADGPKNLYNAVALAADPQAKNKGVMVAMNDRIQSARGVMKTHSLNVNAFSSPDMGDMGYIVDGKAFFYNTNTKLHTKKSPFDVSKLKELPKVDILYSYANDGSGVAAKALFENGTKGIVVAGTGAGSIHDYQKDVLKELLKKGLNVAVSSRVVAGRVAVSDADAKLGFIDTGDMSPQKARVLLMLALTKTSDPKKIQEYFLKY, encoded by the coding sequence ATGTGCGCAGCTATGGCACTAAGTTTAGGAGCAGGAATTTTGGAAGCAAAACCAAAAGTTGCAATTTTAGCTACAGGTGGAACTATTGCAGGCTCGATTGATAGTTCGGTAGCTACAACAGGTTATACAGCGGGTGTTTTAGGGGTTGATGCTTTGATTAAAGCAGTGCCTCAAATTCAAGATTTAGCAGTAATTAGCGGGGATCAAATTGCAAATATTGATAGTAAAGATATGACAAATGAAATTTGGCTAAAACTTGCTAAAGAAGTCAATAGGCTTTTAAAATCTGATGTAGATGGAGTTGTGATTACTCATGGTACTGATACCATGGAAGAAACTGCATATTTCCTAAATTTAACCGTAAAAAGCGATAAACCTGTTGTTTTAGTTGGTGCAATGCGCCCATCAACTGCAATTAGTGCAGATGGTCCTAAAAATCTTTACAATGCTGTAGCGTTAGCAGCAGATCCACAAGCAAAAAATAAAGGTGTAATGGTGGCTATGAATGATAGAATTCAAAGCGCTAGAGGCGTTATGAAAACTCATAGTTTAAATGTAAATGCATTTAGTTCACCGGATATGGGTGATATGGGTTATATAGTAGATGGAAAAGCATTCTTCTACAATACTAATACAAAATTACACACTAAAAAATCTCCATTTGATGTTAGCAAGCTAAAAGAATTACCAAAAGTAGATATTCTTTATAGTTATGCAAATGATGGTAGCGGTGTTGCAGCGAAAGCTTTGTTTGAAAATGGAACTAAAGGTATAGTTGTAGCTGGAACAGGTGCTGGCAGTATTCATGATTATCAAAAAGATGTATTAAAAGAATTGCTTAAAAAAGGTCTTAATGTAGCGGTAAGCTCACGCGTAGTAGCTGGTAGAGTTGCAGTAAGTGATGCTGATGCAAAACTTGGTTTTATTGATACAGGTGATATGAGTCCTCAAAAAGCTAGAGTATTGTTAATGCTTGCTTTAACTAAAACAAGTGATCCTAAGAAAATTCAAGAATATTTCTTAAAATACTAA
- a CDS encoding ferritin family protein, translated as MRQYESYKCQKCGNEVEVQNVGGGKLSCCGQEMECITKDLTAINLMKAFAGESMARNKYDLFADIAQEEGWHAIAKHFREAAENEKWHARAEFKAYHELVDGKALEETAKNLICAAEGENYEHTTMYPNFAKIAEDEGKRNIARLFTAIGKVEIEHEREYLALKKMLEEEDFFNSEVEELWVCEVCGHIHRGKKAPNACPLCKAPKEYFKREFLG; from the coding sequence ATGAGACAATATGAAAGCTATAAATGCCAAAAATGCGGCAATGAAGTAGAAGTGCAAAATGTAGGTGGTGGAAAGCTTAGTTGCTGTGGTCAAGAAATGGAGTGCATTACTAAAGATTTAACAGCCATAAATTTGATGAAAGCTTTCGCAGGTGAATCTATGGCAAGAAACAAATATGATTTATTTGCAGATATTGCTCAAGAAGAAGGTTGGCATGCTATTGCAAAGCATTTTAGAGAAGCTGCAGAAAATGAAAAATGGCATGCAAGAGCTGAATTTAAAGCATATCATGAATTAGTAGATGGTAAAGCTTTAGAAGAAACTGCTAAAAATTTAATCTGTGCAGCAGAGGGTGAAAATTACGAGCATACTACTATGTATCCAAATTTTGCAAAAATCGCAGAAGATGAGGGCAAAAGAAATATAGCAAGATTATTTACAGCTATAGGCAAAGTAGAAATTGAGCATGAAAGAGAATATCTAGCGCTTAAAAAAATGCTTGAAGAAGAAGATTTCTTTAATTCAGAAGTAGAAGAATTGTGGGTTTGTGAAGTTTGTGGGCATATACATCGTGGTAAAAAAGCACCAAATGCCTGTCCTTTATGTAAAGCTCCAAAAGAATACTTCAAACGCGAATTTTTAGGATGA
- a CDS encoding DNA-deoxyinosine glycosylase, producing MQILTHPFEPFFDEHSKVLILGSFPSIKSREENFYYQHSKNRFWRIFEILFECELKTVQDQKAFLKANHIALWDVIASCKIKNSDDKTISYAKANDINIILDKANIEKICVLGKVASKYFAKFYPEQEFFELPSSSPANMNYSLENLVEKYSIIKEK from the coding sequence ATGCAAATTTTAACTCATCCTTTTGAACCTTTCTTTGATGAACACTCAAAAGTTTTAATACTAGGTTCTTTTCCATCTATTAAATCAAGAGAAGAAAATTTTTATTATCAACATAGTAAAAATCGTTTTTGGCGCATTTTTGAAATATTATTTGAGTGTGAGTTAAAAACAGTACAAGATCAAAAAGCTTTTTTAAAAGCAAATCATATAGCACTTTGGGATGTTATAGCAAGTTGTAAGATAAAAAATTCAGATGATAAAACCATTTCTTATGCTAAAGCAAATGATATAAATATTATTTTAGATAAGGCAAATATAGAAAAAATTTGTGTTTTAGGTAAAGTTGCAAGTAAATATTTTGCTAAATTTTATCCTGAGCAAGAATTTTTTGAACTTCCTTCAAGTTCTCCTGCTAATATGAATTATTCTTTAGAAAATTTAGTAGAAAAATATAGCATTATAAAGGAAAAATAA
- a CDS encoding ribonuclease HII, whose protein sequence is MALVGVDEAGRGALAGDMHIGACKLLKNIDGLADSKKLSAKKREELYEQILSSSNFLILAFSPLQIDTLGLSQCLQLALKIIKRHFNQDEILYDGNLNYGVLGIKTMIKADMKVQEVSAASILAKVSRDQKMCYFSKLYNHYDFDKHKGYGTKAHIEKIKVFGYSPLHRKSFMLKCFEKSLFD, encoded by the coding sequence ATGGCTTTAGTTGGAGTAGATGAGGCTGGACGCGGGGCTTTGGCTGGAGATATGCACATAGGAGCTTGCAAGCTTTTAAAAAATATTGATGGTTTAGCTGATTCTAAAAAATTAAGTGCAAAAAAAAGAGAAGAACTATATGAACAAATTCTTTCTAGCTCAAATTTTTTAATCCTTGCTTTTTCGCCTTTGCAGATTGATACTTTAGGGCTTAGTCAGTGTTTGCAACTAGCTTTAAAAATCATAAAAAGGCATTTTAACCAAGATGAGATTTTATATGATGGAAATTTAAATTATGGAGTTTTAGGCATAAAAACCATGATTAAAGCTGATATGAAAGTACAAGAAGTTTCAGCAGCTAGTATATTAGCCAAGGTAAGTCGTGATCAAAAAATGTGTTATTTTTCTAAATTATATAATCATTATGATTTTGATAAACACAAAGGTTATGGTACAAAAGCTCATATAGAAAAGATTAAAGTATTTGGTTATTCACCTTTGCATCGCAAAAGTTTTATGTTAAAGTGTTTTGAGAAAAGCTTATTTGATTAG
- a CDS encoding oxidoreductase gives MSLLLSELKIGNFYVKNRIVMPPMDMYETQVLDGKINQFHLIHYGARALGGVGLIIVQACAINENAKIADNDIGLWGDFQILGHKELVDLCHHFGAKVAIQLNHSGRKNSCKQAISKAPSNIAFSEKFSKLHVLSKDEILQIEQEFIQSAKRAKEAGYDAIELHSAHGYLLSSFLSPLSNQRDDEYGGSFENRARLLCDIIKRIKKEVDITLFVRISATEWQEGGWNLEDSKKLALILENLGVDMLDISAGGNINKPSLVPNIAPLYQAPYAKALKEVVKIPISCVGLINSSSEGEALLLGEVCDLVCYGRKLLRSPNFANEAAVALNEREKITPNYSRAYL, from the coding sequence ATGTCTTTACTTTTAAGTGAGCTAAAGATTGGAAATTTTTATGTAAAAAATCGCATCGTAATGCCTCCTATGGATATGTATGAAACACAAGTTTTAGATGGTAAGATTAATCAATTTCACTTGATACATTATGGAGCTAGAGCTTTGGGTGGTGTTGGGCTTATCATAGTTCAAGCTTGTGCGATTAATGAAAATGCAAAAATTGCTGATAATGATATAGGCCTTTGGGGAGATTTTCAAATTCTAGGACATAAGGAGCTTGTCGATCTTTGTCATCATTTTGGTGCTAAAGTTGCTATCCAACTAAATCATAGTGGTCGTAAAAATTCATGCAAACAAGCTATATCAAAAGCCCCAAGTAATATCGCTTTTAGTGAAAAATTTTCTAAACTTCATGTTTTAAGTAAAGATGAAATTTTACAAATAGAGCAAGAATTTATCCAAAGTGCTAAAAGAGCTAAAGAAGCAGGCTATGATGCGATAGAGCTTCATAGTGCTCATGGGTATTTGCTTAGTTCATTTTTATCTCCTTTATCAAATCAAAGAGATGATGAATATGGTGGTAGTTTTGAAAATAGAGCGCGTCTTTTGTGTGATATCATTAAGCGTATAAAAAAAGAAGTTGATATTACTTTATTTGTAAGAATTTCAGCTACAGAGTGGCAAGAGGGTGGTTGGAATTTGGAAGATAGTAAAAAACTTGCCTTGATTTTAGAAAATTTAGGCGTTGATATGTTAGATATTTCAGCAGGAGGAAATATCAACAAACCTTCTTTAGTGCCAAATATAGCACCACTTTACCAAGCTCCTTATGCTAAGGCTTTAAAAGAAGTTGTTAAAATTCCTATATCTTGCGTGGGTCTTATAAATAGTTCTAGCGAAGGTGAGGCTTTGCTTTTGGGTGAGGTGTGTGATTTAGTTTGTTATGGTAGAAAATTATTAAGAAGTCCAAATTTTGCAAATGAAGCTGCAGTTGCTTTAAATGAAAGGGAAAAAATCACGCCAAACTACTCAAGAGCATATTTGTAA
- a CDS encoding aromatic amino acid transport family protein: protein MLSLFGTAVGAGILFLPIKAGVGGFWPVVVMALIIFPMVYLSHRALSRFVCQANGNDKDITHAAEEYFGRKVSIFISVLYFFAIFPICLAYCVGITNTFESFIYNQFLPLLDPNGSFANAISAMYQTSVNEQGKTIANLLPFYRALFAFVLVSIFMLIMLFSEELITKVCEWLVYPLCAILFLFSLYLIPQWSFESFSAIPGTKEFITIVWLTLPVLVFSFNHSPAISTFSLSVKRQYPENSVQKANQVLFRTSVMLLAFVMFFVVSCVLSLTPAELAEARAQNIPVLSYFANKLDNPFISYGGPLIAFLAISSSFFGHYFGAREGAYGIVRKCCKLAGNDNPDLKKIAVYSTLVMYIVMLITAYVNPSILGFIESLGGPIIAAILFLMPMIAIYTVSKMKKFQNKALDAFVFITGILTIITVIYTF from the coding sequence ATGCTTTCTCTTTTTGGGACTGCAGTTGGTGCGGGGATTTTATTTTTACCTATTAAAGCAGGTGTTGGTGGTTTTTGGCCAGTTGTTGTAATGGCTTTGATTATTTTTCCAATGGTGTATTTAAGCCATAGAGCCTTAAGTCGTTTTGTATGTCAAGCAAATGGTAATGATAAAGATATTACTCATGCGGCTGAAGAGTATTTTGGCAGAAAAGTAAGTATTTTTATTTCTGTGCTTTATTTCTTTGCAATTTTCCCAATTTGTTTAGCATATTGTGTAGGTATAACTAATACTTTTGAGAGTTTTATTTATAATCAATTCTTACCACTTTTAGATCCAAATGGTTCTTTCGCAAACGCAATTAGTGCTATGTATCAAACAAGTGTAAATGAGCAAGGAAAAACTATAGCTAATTTACTTCCTTTTTATAGAGCGCTTTTTGCTTTTGTTTTAGTAAGTATTTTTATGCTTATTATGCTTTTTAGTGAAGAATTAATTACCAAAGTATGTGAGTGGCTTGTATATCCTTTATGTGCTATTTTATTTTTATTTTCTTTATATCTTATCCCGCAATGGTCGTTTGAAAGTTTTAGTGCTATTCCTGGAACAAAAGAATTTATTACTATAGTATGGCTAACTTTACCGGTTTTAGTGTTTTCATTTAATCACTCACCAGCGATTTCTACTTTTTCTTTAAGTGTAAAAAGACAATATCCTGAAAATTCAGTACAAAAAGCAAATCAAGTGTTATTTAGAACTTCTGTAATGTTACTTGCTTTTGTAATGTTTTTTGTGGTATCTTGTGTGCTTTCTTTAACTCCTGCAGAACTTGCTGAAGCTAGAGCACAAAACATACCTGTACTTTCTTATTTTGCTAATAAACTTGATAATCCATTTATTTCTTATGGTGGTCCACTAATCGCATTTTTAGCAATTTCTAGTTCATTCTTTGGGCATTATTTTGGTGCTAGGGAAGGTGCTTATGGTATAGTTAGAAAATGTTGTAAATTAGCAGGTAATGATAATCCGGATTTGAAAAAAATCGCAGTTTATTCAACTTTGGTAATGTATATTGTTATGTTAATTACTGCTTATGTAAATCCAAGTATTTTAGGTTTTATTGAAAGCTTAGGTGGTCCAATCATTGCCGCAATCTTATTTTTAATGCCTATGATTGCAATTTACACTGTATCTAAAATGAAAAAATTCCAAAACAAAGCTTTAGATGCATTTGTGTTTATCACAGGTATTTTGACAATCATCACTGTAATTTATACTTTTTAA
- a CDS encoding L-serine ammonia-lyase, producing MSSNLSIFKVGVGPSSSHTLGPMLAGNMFCEKIKDKITQITKIQIKLYGSLSLTGKGHLSDKAIIWGLSGLRAKELNIALQDRVFNKILQDKILVLDAQKELNFDYDKDLIFEKDFLPLHENGLKISAYNENGEIIAEEIYYSVGGGFVMSEAELQKHKDGACEQKHTKLELDINNASDALRICEENSWDLAKLSYEYELQFHTKEEIRAYCLEIWEVMQEVYYNGIHPSSDFLPGNLHLKRRAKGLNERLAMTSDPLGIIDFISLYAIAIAEENASGARVVTAPTNGACAVVPAVMLYLKNHTIGFNDEKAINFLLTAMLIGSFYKKNASISGAEAGCQAEIGSASSMAAGAMATVMGFDAKIACNAAEIAMEHHLGLTCDPVSGLVQIPCIERNAFGAIKAISAARMAMSRKSTPKVSLDEVIKTMYETGKDMNSKYKETSLGGLATNLTSVC from the coding sequence ATGAGTAGTAATTTAAGTATATTTAAAGTTGGTGTCGGTCCTTCATCTTCTCATACTTTAGGACCAATGCTAGCAGGGAATATGTTTTGTGAAAAAATCAAAGATAAAATCACACAAATTACAAAAATTCAAATCAAACTTTATGGCTCTTTATCGCTTACTGGTAAAGGCCATTTAAGTGATAAAGCTATTATATGGGGGTTGAGTGGCTTAAGAGCAAAAGAATTAAATATTGCTTTGCAAGATCGTGTGTTTAATAAAATTTTGCAAGATAAAATTTTGGTTTTAGATGCTCAAAAAGAATTAAATTTTGATTATGATAAAGATTTGATTTTTGAAAAAGACTTTTTACCTTTGCATGAAAATGGATTGAAAATAAGTGCTTATAATGAAAATGGAGAAATCATTGCTGAAGAAATTTATTATTCGGTAGGCGGTGGTTTTGTTATGAGTGAAGCTGAACTTCAAAAACACAAAGATGGAGCTTGTGAGCAAAAACATACTAAATTAGAACTTGATATTAATAATGCAAGCGATGCTTTAAGAATTTGCGAAGAAAATTCATGGGATCTAGCAAAACTCTCTTATGAATATGAGCTTCAATTTCACACTAAAGAAGAAATTAGAGCTTATTGTTTAGAAATTTGGGAAGTAATGCAAGAAGTTTATTATAATGGTATTCATCCAAGCTCAGATTTTCTTCCAGGGAATTTACATTTAAAACGCCGCGCCAAAGGACTTAATGAGCGTTTGGCTATGACAAGTGATCCTTTAGGAATTATTGATTTTATTTCTTTATATGCTATTGCTATTGCAGAGGAAAATGCAAGTGGAGCTAGAGTGGTAACTGCACCAACTAATGGTGCATGTGCTGTTGTGCCTGCTGTAATGCTTTATCTTAAAAATCATACTATTGGTTTTAACGATGAAAAAGCCATTAATTTTTTACTTACTGCTATGTTAATAGGCTCTTTTTATAAGAAAAATGCAAGTATAAGTGGTGCTGAAGCTGGCTGTCAAGCTGAAATTGGTAGTGCAAGTTCTATGGCAGCAGGAGCTATGGCTACTGTAATGGGTTTTGATGCAAAGATAGCTTGTAATGCTGCTGAAATTGCAATGGAGCATCATTTAGGTTTAACTTGTGATCCAGTAAGTGGTTTAGTGCAAATTCCTTGTATAGAAAGAAATGCCTTTGGAGCGATTAAAGCAATTTCAGCTGCTAGAATGGCAATGAGTAGAAAATCAACTCCAAAAGTAAGTCTTGATGAGGTTATAAAAACTATGTATGAAACCGGCAAAGACATGAACTCAAAATACAAAGAAACTTCTTTAGGTGGCCTAGCTACTAATCTTACAAGTGTATGTTAA
- the map gene encoding type I methionyl aminopeptidase, with translation MIEIKKPAEIEKLRKANELVARTLDYLEGIIVPGMSLKEIDIKAEEFILDHGAKPSFKGLYGFPGSICISLNQACIHGVGDERILKEGDILGLDVGTCIDGYYGDAARTIPIGQISATDEALIACAKDALYYAIDIIKEGMRFKELSYELGEFITKRGFVPLKGYCGHGIGKKPHGEPEIPNYLEPGASAKSGPKIKNGMVFCIEPMVCQKDGTPVHLKGNWEAGSKDGLNAAHYEHCVAIINGKADILSK, from the coding sequence ATGATAGAAATCAAAAAACCAGCAGAAATAGAAAAACTACGCAAGGCAAATGAACTTGTAGCTAGAACGCTTGACTATCTAGAGGGCATTATAGTTCCGGGTATGAGTTTAAAAGAAATTGACATTAAAGCAGAAGAATTTATACTTGATCATGGTGCAAAACCATCTTTTAAAGGCTTATATGGTTTTCCAGGCAGTATTTGTATCTCGCTTAATCAAGCTTGCATTCATGGTGTAGGGGATGAGCGTATTTTAAAAGAAGGCGATATTTTAGGGCTTGATGTGGGTACTTGTATAGATGGATATTATGGAGATGCAGCAAGGACTATACCTATAGGTCAAATTTCAGCTACTGATGAGGCTTTGATTGCTTGTGCTAAAGATGCTTTGTATTATGCTATAGATATTATCAAAGAAGGTATGCGTTTTAAAGAGCTTTCATATGAGCTTGGCGAGTTTATCACTAAAAGAGGATTTGTACCTTTGAAAGGTTATTGTGGTCATGGTATAGGTAAAAAGCCACACGGTGAGCCTGAAATTCCAAATTATTTAGAACCGGGTGCTAGTGCAAAAAGTGGACCTAAAATCAAAAATGGCATGGTATTTTGCATAGAGCCTATGGTATGTCAAAAAGATGGCACACCGGTACATTTAAAAGGTAATTGGGAAGCAGGAAGCAAAGATGGATTAAATGCTGCTCATTATGAGCATTGTGTTGCAATTATAAATGGCAAAGCAGATATTTTATCTAAGTAA
- a CDS encoding methyl-accepting chemotaxis protein has translation MHDMQEVMGEVEKTLKELVELILLSGEKEQSVLSAMDILVQSADSIVEVTAAIKDIADQTNLLALNAAIEAARAGEHGRGFAVVADEVRNLADKTTKSLVAIETTVRTIVQQINDNKSLMDGIHQSMSDTSNKANILQGEVGASIEKLKTSIHSTKIMEEKSDESKAKMNELEQNVEKVTELANCVKNYSLELTQISQDVLENASKLSEKLKTFE, from the coding sequence ATGCATGATATGCAAGAAGTTATGGGAGAAGTTGAAAAAACGCTTAAAGAGCTAGTAGAGCTTATATTACTAAGTGGAGAAAAAGAACAAAGTGTTTTAAGTGCTATGGATATACTGGTACAAAGTGCTGATAGTATTGTAGAAGTTACAGCAGCCATTAAAGATATAGCCGATCAAACTAACTTGCTAGCTTTAAATGCAGCTATTGAAGCAGCTCGCGCAGGAGAACATGGTAGAGGCTTTGCTGTTGTTGCTGATGAAGTTAGAAACTTAGCTGATAAAACTACAAAATCTTTAGTCGCTATAGAAACTACTGTAAGAACTATAGTACAACAAATTAATGACAACAAAAGCTTGATGGATGGAATTCATCAATCCATGAGTGATACTTCTAACAAAGCTAATATCTTACAAGGTGAAGTCGGTGCTTCTATAGAAAAATTAAAAACAAGTATCCATTCTACTAAAATTATGGAAGAAAAAAGCGATGAGTCAAAAGCTAAAATGAATGAGTTAGAACAAAATGTAGAAAAAGTGACTGAACTTGCAAATTGTGTTAAAAACTATTCACTCGAGCTAACACAAATTTCACAAGATGTTTTAGAAAATGCCTCTAAACTTTCAGAAAAACTAAAAACATTTGAGTAA
- a CDS encoding cytochrome-c peroxidase: MMKIFIVLILSLLPLLAFEMITPIPESIPYNKEKAILGKKLYMDTSLSKDKKVSCNSCHDIANFGVDNKTFSTGINGIIDEPFHTPTNFNAVFSLAQFWRGNAKDLQEQAKHPLLNPKEMGLKDADEVVQIVKTNAIYEKEFKRLYGEVTFDNIADALAEFQKTLLTPNSPFDRYLKGDKNAISEQAKRGYNAFLSNGCIACHQGQNIGGNMYQKMGVFVPYDNGTNWKGRYEITQDPHDQFVVKVPSLRNIAKTAPYFHDGSMPTLDACVQFMAYYQLGKFLEQDVVDDIVAFLNSLTGEYHDPLK, from the coding sequence ATTATGAAAATTTTTATTGTTTTAATACTTTCTTTGTTGCCACTTTTAGCATTTGAAATGATTACACCTATACCAGAAAGCATTCCTTATAATAAAGAAAAAGCTATTTTAGGAAAAAAACTCTATATGGATACAAGTTTATCAAAAGATAAAAAAGTATCTTGCAATAGTTGTCATGATATTGCAAATTTTGGAGTAGATAATAAAACTTTTTCAACAGGTATTAATGGCATAATAGATGAGCCATTCCATACTCCTACAAATTTTAATGCCGTTTTTAGCCTAGCACAATTTTGGAGAGGCAATGCAAAAGATTTACAAGAACAAGCCAAACATCCTTTGTTAAACCCTAAAGAAATGGGGTTAAAAGATGCAGATGAAGTGGTGCAAATAGTAAAAACTAACGCAATTTATGAAAAAGAATTTAAAAGACTTTACGGAGAAGTTACCTTTGATAATATAGCAGATGCTTTAGCTGAATTTCAAAAAACCTTACTTACGCCAAATTCCCCATTTGACCGCTACTTAAAGGGAGATAAAAACGCTATAAGCGAACAAGCAAAAAGAGGCTATAATGCCTTTTTATCAAATGGTTGTATAGCATGCCATCAAGGACAAAATATAGGTGGAAATATGTATCAAAAAATGGGAGTATTTGTTCCTTATGATAATGGAACAAATTGGAAAGGACGCTATGAGATCACTCAAGATCCTCACGATCAATTTGTAGTAAAAGTGCCAAGTCTTAGAAACATAGCCAAAACTGCTCCTTATTTTCATGATGGTTCTATGCCAACACTTGATGCTTGCGTACAATTTATGGCGTATTATCAGCTTGGTAAATTTTTAGAGCAAGATGTAGTTGATGATATAGTTGCATTTTTAAATTCTTTAACAGGAGAATACCATGATCCACTCAAATAA
- a CDS encoding MFS transporter codes for MSKTLKRGDFKTLSLSSLGGALEFYDFVIFVFFANYISRNFFPSDLSDFWKLLNTYGAFAAGYLARPIGGIIMAHFGDKMGRKKMFMLSILLMVLPTFSLAFIPTFETIGYFAPIFLLLVRIAQGIAIGGELPGAWVFVKEHAPDGRDSFYISAINASMAFGILLGCIVALAINHYFDQEAIYEYAWRIPFAIGGFFGIISIYLRKFLEETPVFQKMRQENDLEKFPLKTLFKEKNIYLDIIASMLLTWMLTACVIILILLMPNFISEVLILDKTDAILIQMFAIVILSCGTLLAGIWVDKFGFLATALIFTIGFSLSCFFYFYFFYAQILHLSIYFYFIACFFGGINALAPILMCKIFKPSIRFSGISFSYNIAYAIAGGFTPQLVFALHSLAIKPENPFVYGIFIYILFLSLITLITTIFTYKRLRF; via the coding sequence ATGTCAAAAACTTTAAAAAGAGGTGATTTTAAAACTCTTTCCTTATCTTCTTTGGGTGGAGCTTTAGAATTTTATGATTTTGTTATTTTTGTATTTTTTGCTAATTATATTTCAAGAAATTTTTTTCCTAGTGATTTAAGTGATTTTTGGAAACTTTTAAACACTTATGGGGCTTTCGCGGCAGGATATTTAGCTAGACCAATCGGTGGTATAATTATGGCACATTTTGGAGATAAAATGGGTCGCAAAAAGATGTTTATGCTTAGTATATTACTCATGGTGCTTCCAACTTTCTCTCTAGCTTTTATACCTACTTTTGAAACTATAGGATATTTTGCTCCTATTTTTTTACTACTTGTTAGAATAGCTCAAGGTATAGCTATAGGCGGAGAACTCCCTGGTGCTTGGGTATTTGTAAAAGAACATGCACCCGATGGAAGAGATAGTTTTTATATTAGCGCTATTAATGCTTCTATGGCTTTTGGAATTCTTTTAGGTTGTATTGTTGCCTTAGCGATTAATCATTACTTTGATCAAGAAGCAATTTATGAATATGCTTGGCGTATTCCATTTGCTATAGGTGGATTTTTTGGTATCATTTCTATATATCTTAGAAAATTTTTAGAAGAAACACCTGTTTTTCAAAAAATGCGACAAGAAAATGATTTAGAAAAATTTCCTTTAAAAACACTTTTTAAAGAAAAAAATATTTATTTAGACATCATTGCTTCTATGCTTTTAACTTGGATGCTCACAGCTTGCGTGATAATACTTATTTTACTTATGCCTAATTTTATATCAGAAGTTTTGATTCTTGATAAAACAGATGCGATTTTAATCCAAATGTTTGCAATAGTAATTTTATCTTGTGGAACTTTACTTGCTGGAATTTGGGTTGATAAATTTGGTTTTTTAGCTACCGCTTTAATTTTTACCATAGGATTTAGTTTATCGTGCTTTTTTTATTTTTATTTTTTCTATGCTCAAATTTTGCATTTGAGTATATATTTTTATTTTATAGCGTGTTTTTTTGGTGGTATTAATGCTTTAGCACCTATTTTAATGTGTAAAATTTTTAAGCCAAGTATTCGTTTTAGTGGAATTTCTTTTTCTTATAATATAGCTTATGCAATAGCGGGTGGTTTCACTCCTCAACTTGTATTTGCATTACATTCTTTGGCTATAAAACCTGAAAATCCTTTCGTGTATGGAATTTTTATTTATATTTTGTTTTTATCCCTGATAACACTGATAACTACCATATTTACTTATAAGAGGTTAAGATTTTAA